Proteins encoded by one window of Gemmatimonadota bacterium:
- a CDS encoding YciI family protein, producing the protein MRYMMFIKHTEDYRGKPIPPALIEAMGEFIGEYSAKGKFVDGAGLKSSHKGKKVQLRDGQLSVVDGPFTEAKELVGGYAILDLDSDEEALDVAMRFMELHRVHWPEFEGESELRPIETGAPGSE; encoded by the coding sequence ATGCGCTACATGATGTTCATCAAGCACACCGAGGACTATCGCGGAAAGCCCATTCCACCGGCGCTCATCGAGGCGATGGGTGAGTTCATCGGGGAGTACAGCGCGAAGGGGAAGTTCGTCGACGGCGCAGGGCTCAAGTCGAGTCACAAGGGGAAGAAGGTGCAGCTACGCGACGGCCAGCTCAGTGTGGTCGACGGACCGTTCACGGAAGCGAAGGAACTGGTCGGCGGCTACGCGATCCTCGATCTGGATTCGGACGAGGAGGCACTCGACGTGGCCATGCGGTTCATGGAGCTGCACCGCGTACACTGGCCGGAGTTCGAGGGCGAGAGCGAGCTGCGCCCCATCGAAACGGGCGCGCCGGGATCGGAGTAG
- a CDS encoding DoxX family protein → MSSSNARTINRLLWAAQIVVALLFLFAGSMKFIMPAAKMQQGPVVLPIAFIHFIGVCECLGALGLVLPGVLRFQTWLTPLAAAGLTIIMIGATVVTVLAMGAAAAILPAVVGTITAVIALGRRVTHFAASDFVLLVPHTHITGS, encoded by the coding sequence ATGTCGAGCTCGAACGCCAGAACCATCAACCGTTTGCTCTGGGCGGCCCAGATTGTCGTCGCCCTGCTCTTCCTCTTCGCGGGGTCGATGAAGTTCATCATGCCCGCAGCGAAAATGCAGCAGGGGCCGGTGGTGCTGCCCATCGCGTTCATTCACTTCATCGGTGTCTGTGAGTGTCTCGGGGCGCTCGGGCTCGTTCTCCCGGGTGTGCTGCGGTTCCAGACGTGGCTCACGCCACTTGCCGCAGCCGGATTGACGATCATCATGATCGGCGCGACGGTGGTCACCGTGCTGGCGATGGGCGCTGCGGCGGCGATTCTTCCGGCGGTTGTCGGCACGATCACCGCGGTGATCGCGCTCGGGCGCCGCGTCACGCATTTCGCGGCGAGTGATTTCGTTCTGTTGGTACCTCACACTCACATCACAGGATCCTGA
- a CDS encoding TonB family protein, which translates to MVARYPYDLLRIGEQGEVRVRFLVDSAGVPDTASIRVVKLVGDREFAEAVLAVTPLIRFAPKTPSAPRPVVVEIPTTFTITH; encoded by the coding sequence GTGGTCGCTCGCTATCCGTACGATCTCCTGAGAATAGGGGAGCAGGGAGAAGTGCGCGTTCGCTTTCTGGTAGACTCAGCCGGAGTTCCCGATACGGCGTCGATTCGTGTGGTGAAACTCGTTGGCGACCGGGAGTTCGCGGAAGCAGTTCTTGCCGTCACGCCCCTCATACGTTTCGCTCCGAAGACACCCAGTGCTCCGAGACCGGTCGTTGTCGAGATACCGACGACGTTTACAATCACCCACTGA
- a CDS encoding protein kinase, with product MSNDAAHSLTPALADRYRIERELGTGGMATVYLAEDLKHHRKVAIKVLHTDLSATLGPERFLREIELTASLQHPVILPLFDSGNADGLLYYVMPYVEGETLRARLDRERQLPVEDAIRIASDVADALEYAHRHGVIHRDIKPENILLQDGRPVVADFGIALAVQQAGGAQRMTGTGLSLGTPQYMSPEQAMGEQALDARTDIYALGAVTYEMLAGEPPFAAPTAQATVARVMTETPRSLRVQRHTVPRAVDAAVLRALEKLPADRFSSAHAFSHALSAGATGIPTPPWYRQRKSFAVAGIVVTVVIAIGAGIALARRSSEAGTEANGSAAARIVAVLPFHSIASDSAQRYFGDGMTAEISGQLSKLAALRVVSQAASAPYENVSDRLGRMRHDLGVGSVVDGTVRVAGKRIRIDVELMDATNGQTLWSDQYDRDLTDIFAVQSDVAHRIAAALQAKLTPSEAGRVDRAPTANVDAYRIYLQAHSIPVVSSAAAQAAITGMHDAIALDTTFALAYAELAREFMFMAAYTGPAYLDSASVAARTALRLQPDLAYASFVLGDLQASQGHLADARLSYLRALELDQSLVPAMEDLSEAETMLGHYEQALYWALRAQPLDPNEFHVYYHTAVPLLRLGDDQATEDLLDVAARRFADSPGGPRLQIALAALDFLRGRDSEAMARARRTAASNPHDDEVASFLAQLAALTGAPDADALLSTRLLANPESGVDLAPARFPAWHALFADRRGDHAMATRTWNEVLSSDERAIASGNDDPQRPMEIAAIHAVRGDSAAALDWLQRGYNAGWKNYRVIVRDPFFARLTNNARFQQIITSMRNDTDAMRRRARTGENSLVKWSK from the coding sequence ATGTCCAACGACGCCGCCCACAGCCTGACTCCCGCGCTGGCAGATCGCTACCGCATCGAGCGCGAGCTTGGTACGGGCGGCATGGCGACGGTGTATCTCGCGGAAGATCTCAAGCATCACCGCAAGGTCGCAATCAAGGTTCTGCACACCGATCTGTCGGCGACGCTCGGCCCCGAGCGCTTCCTCAGGGAAATTGAGCTGACGGCGAGTCTGCAGCATCCCGTGATCCTGCCATTGTTCGACTCCGGCAATGCAGATGGGTTGCTGTATTACGTGATGCCGTACGTGGAAGGCGAAACGTTGCGAGCGCGACTGGATCGCGAGCGCCAGCTTCCGGTCGAAGACGCGATACGCATCGCATCCGACGTTGCCGATGCGCTCGAGTACGCGCACAGGCACGGCGTGATCCATCGCGACATCAAGCCTGAAAATATATTGCTCCAGGATGGCCGTCCGGTCGTCGCCGATTTCGGAATCGCACTCGCCGTGCAGCAAGCCGGCGGCGCACAGCGGATGACAGGGACCGGTCTCTCGCTCGGAACACCGCAGTACATGTCACCCGAACAGGCAATGGGTGAGCAGGCTCTCGACGCGCGCACGGACATCTATGCATTGGGCGCCGTCACGTACGAGATGCTCGCGGGCGAGCCGCCATTCGCCGCGCCAACGGCGCAGGCGACGGTTGCAAGAGTGATGACGGAGACGCCGCGCAGCCTGCGCGTACAGCGCCACACCGTTCCCCGGGCCGTCGACGCTGCCGTGCTTCGCGCTCTCGAAAAACTTCCCGCCGATCGATTTTCGAGTGCGCATGCATTCAGTCACGCGCTTTCTGCCGGTGCCACTGGCATTCCGACGCCGCCATGGTACAGGCAACGAAAGTCCTTCGCCGTCGCTGGAATTGTCGTAACTGTAGTGATCGCAATCGGCGCCGGTATTGCGCTCGCGCGACGAAGCTCGGAGGCAGGGACTGAAGCGAACGGCTCCGCCGCTGCACGGATCGTAGCGGTGCTTCCTTTTCACAGCATCGCGTCGGACAGCGCTCAGCGATACTTTGGCGACGGAATGACCGCCGAGATAAGCGGGCAGCTCTCGAAGCTCGCGGCGCTGCGTGTGGTGAGTCAGGCTGCGTCAGCGCCATACGAGAACGTATCCGACCGCCTGGGCCGGATGCGGCATGACCTGGGTGTCGGTAGCGTCGTGGATGGAACTGTACGGGTGGCAGGGAAGCGAATTCGTATCGACGTCGAATTGATGGACGCGACGAACGGTCAGACGCTCTGGTCGGACCAGTATGATCGCGATCTCACCGACATCTTCGCCGTGCAGAGCGACGTCGCGCATCGCATCGCCGCGGCGCTGCAGGCGAAGCTCACACCGTCGGAGGCAGGACGCGTGGATCGCGCTCCGACAGCAAATGTCGACGCGTATAGGATCTACCTGCAGGCGCACTCCATTCCGGTAGTGAGCAGTGCGGCCGCACAGGCAGCAATCACGGGCATGCACGATGCCATTGCGCTCGACACTACCTTCGCTCTTGCATACGCTGAGCTCGCGCGCGAATTCATGTTCATGGCGGCTTACACGGGGCCGGCCTATCTCGATTCCGCGAGCGTGGCGGCGCGCACGGCGTTACGCCTCCAACCGGATCTGGCATACGCGTCGTTCGTCCTCGGCGACCTTCAGGCTTCTCAGGGACATCTTGCCGACGCACGACTGTCCTATCTGAGGGCGCTGGAGTTGGACCAGAGCCTCGTGCCAGCAATGGAGGATCTATCGGAAGCCGAGACCATGCTGGGCCACTACGAGCAGGCGCTTTACTGGGCGTTGCGCGCGCAGCCACTCGATCCGAATGAGTTTCACGTCTATTACCACACTGCAGTTCCGCTTCTCCGGCTCGGCGATGATCAGGCGACCGAAGACCTGCTCGACGTGGCAGCACGGCGCTTTGCAGACAGTCCAGGCGGTCCACGCCTCCAAATTGCACTCGCCGCGCTTGATTTCCTGCGGGGCCGCGACAGCGAAGCGATGGCTCGTGCCCGGCGTACAGCGGCCAGCAACCCGCACGACGATGAAGTTGCGTCGTTCCTGGCACAACTCGCAGCACTCACCGGAGCGCCGGATGCGGATGCGTTGTTGAGCACGCGACTCCTCGCAAATCCGGAGTCAGGCGTGGATCTGGCGCCCGCGCGCTTCCCCGCCTGGCATGCGTTGTTCGCCGATCGGCGCGGCGACCACGCGATGGCAACGCGTACATGGAACGAGGTACTCTCGTCCGATGAGCGCGCCATCGCGAGCGGTAACGACGATCCGCAACGCCCGATGGAGATAGCCGCCATTCACGCCGTGCGCGGAGATTCAGCCGCAGCGCTCGACTGGTTGCAGCGCGGGTACAACGCCGGATGGAAGAACTATCGCGTGATCGTGCGCGATCCGTTCTTCGCACGCCTGACAAATAATGCGCGCTTCCAGCAGATCATCACATCGATGCGGAACGATACGGATGCGATGCGCCGGCGTGCCAGGACCGGGGAGAATTCGCTCGTGAAGTGGAGTAAGTAG
- a CDS encoding pyrroline-5-carboxylate reductase, which yields MRIGFIGTGTITSAIVSGLNSLESTTFTFLLSPRNAGVAAALASACDNVTVAASNQAVLDDCDTIILAVRPQVAVDVLESLHFRADHHVISLMALISVERVQALVAPATRVVRAIPLPMVAMRAGVTVVYPDDSTARAIFNKLGSTIALDSPEQFNAFSTATATMAPYFAFAGEVTDWLTRQGVAPATARSYIGGVFHGLATVAANQSAEPFPALARKFATAGGINEQVLAHLTQVGALKAVSDALDGVLDRMTEASSAG from the coding sequence ATGCGCATTGGGTTCATTGGAACCGGGACAATCACGTCAGCCATCGTGTCCGGACTGAATTCGCTGGAGTCCACGACTTTCACTTTCCTGTTGTCGCCACGCAACGCCGGCGTGGCGGCCGCACTTGCTTCTGCGTGCGACAACGTCACCGTGGCCGCGTCCAACCAAGCGGTGCTCGATGACTGCGACACCATCATACTGGCTGTTCGCCCGCAAGTAGCTGTCGACGTGCTCGAGTCACTCCACTTTCGAGCCGATCATCACGTGATCAGCCTGATGGCGCTCATCTCCGTCGAACGCGTGCAGGCCCTTGTGGCACCGGCGACTCGCGTCGTTCGCGCAATTCCGCTGCCGATGGTTGCCATGCGTGCTGGCGTGACGGTCGTCTATCCGGATGACTCTACGGCCCGAGCCATCTTCAACAAGCTCGGATCGACCATCGCGTTGGACTCGCCCGAGCAATTCAACGCGTTCAGTACGGCAACCGCCACCATGGCGCCGTACTTCGCCTTCGCCGGTGAGGTTACCGACTGGCTGACCCGACAAGGAGTAGCACCAGCCACTGCTCGCAGCTACATCGGAGGCGTGTTCCACGGTCTCGCTACTGTTGCCGCGAATCAGTCAGCAGAGCCTTTCCCGGCGCTTGCCAGGAAGTTTGCGACTGCCGGTGGAATCAACGAGCAGGTCCTGGCGCATCTCACCCAGGTGGGCGCGCTGAAGGCCGTTTCCGATGCCCTGGACGGCGTCCTCGACCGTATGACGGAAGCTAGCTCGGCGGGCTGA
- a CDS encoding M1 family metallopeptidase, whose amino-acid sequence MISSTLAAALLLLAASPITGSPTTGSPTTGSPTTGSPTTGSPTTVDTYPRQTGFRVVNYSFTVLLSDASNELVVTDTVNLAFTADGVTGMDLDLCQLRTASEAANPSNPCLVPAVRTRRGEPAAPPVSSVGRGMVVTSVTSAGQALHYTQANDRLHVVFPAASRAGGRITFAVSYHGVPATGILIADNKYGDRSFVSNPWPDKARNWLAVVDHPYMKAPKTIAVTAPAKYQVISNGTQMESTDLANGLRRTVWKESVPIATWQYSLAAAPYAVDYYGTYHGIPMSGWTYPQEQAVSSKAFGEFTQPILEFYIDHIGPYSYEKLAQVEANGIGGGMELASDIFYGYPATGPDRQLLAHEMAHQWFGNSATEADWDDVWLSEGFATYFALLYQEHQDGRDAFIKGVKSSAASARRYAEANPTSPLVHNNLSDISKVIANNAQIYQGGAQVLHMLRGVLGTDNFWAGIRLYYSRYQNSNASSLDFQHAMEDACAAAADCPAYGKDLSWFFPQWLHRGGVMKVNGSWHYDAASKQLAVTLDQTPNQGQLYTMPFQIGIEMPPEAAPAGSGARTAPPSPTPTPVLWVRAAHNTVSIPLASAPVGVTLDPEIWVTMVEATFVAR is encoded by the coding sequence ATGATCAGCTCCACTCTCGCAGCCGCTCTGCTGCTGCTGGCAGCATCTCCCATCACGGGCTCGCCCACCACGGGTTCGCCCACCACGGGTTCGCCCACCACGGGTTCGCCCACCACGGGTTCGCCCACCACGGTCGACACCTATCCCCGCCAGACGGGCTTCCGGGTTGTCAACTACAGCTTCACTGTCCTGCTCAGCGACGCATCCAACGAATTGGTCGTCACCGATACAGTGAATCTCGCCTTCACGGCCGACGGCGTCACAGGTATGGATCTCGACCTCTGCCAGTTGCGCACCGCGTCTGAAGCCGCCAATCCCTCGAATCCATGCCTGGTACCTGCCGTTCGCACGCGTCGGGGAGAGCCAGCCGCCCCGCCGGTCTCGAGCGTGGGGCGGGGGATGGTCGTCACTTCCGTCACCTCCGCCGGGCAGGCATTGCACTACACTCAGGCCAACGATCGATTGCACGTCGTTTTCCCCGCCGCATCCAGGGCGGGTGGTCGCATCACCTTCGCGGTCTCTTATCACGGCGTGCCAGCAACCGGCATCCTGATCGCCGACAACAAGTACGGTGATCGCTCGTTTGTCTCAAACCCGTGGCCCGACAAGGCCCGCAACTGGCTCGCCGTTGTGGATCACCCCTACATGAAGGCGCCCAAGACAATCGCGGTCACCGCGCCCGCCAAATACCAGGTCATCTCCAACGGCACCCAAATGGAATCGACCGACCTGGCCAACGGTCTGCGTCGCACCGTGTGGAAGGAGTCGGTGCCGATCGCCACGTGGCAGTACTCGCTGGCCGCCGCCCCGTACGCGGTGGATTACTACGGGACGTACCACGGCATCCCCATGTCGGGATGGACGTATCCCCAGGAACAGGCAGTCAGCTCGAAGGCATTCGGCGAATTCACCCAGCCCATTCTCGAGTTCTACATCGACCACATCGGTCCGTATTCCTACGAGAAGCTGGCCCAGGTGGAAGCCAATGGCATAGGCGGCGGCATGGAGCTCGCCTCCGACATTTTCTACGGATACCCAGCCACCGGGCCGGATCGCCAACTGCTCGCCCACGAGATGGCGCATCAGTGGTTCGGCAACTCCGCTACCGAAGCGGATTGGGATGATGTGTGGCTCAGCGAAGGCTTCGCCACGTACTTCGCACTGCTCTATCAGGAACACCAGGACGGCCGCGACGCATTCATCAAGGGCGTGAAATCGAGCGCCGCTTCGGCCCGTCGCTACGCCGAGGCGAATCCGACTTCACCGCTGGTCCACAACAATCTGTCGGATATCAGCAAGGTGATCGCCAACAATGCGCAGATCTATCAGGGCGGCGCCCAGGTCCTCCACATGCTGCGCGGCGTACTCGGAACCGACAACTTCTGGGCCGGCATCCGCCTTTACTACTCCCGTTACCAAAACTCCAACGCATCCAGCCTGGACTTCCAGCATGCGATGGAGGATGCCTGCGCAGCCGCAGCCGATTGTCCCGCCTACGGCAAGGACCTCTCCTGGTTCTTCCCGCAGTGGTTGCACCGCGGCGGGGTGATGAAGGTGAATGGAAGCTGGCACTACGATGCCGCGAGCAAGCAGCTCGCGGTAACGCTCGACCAGACGCCCAACCAGGGCCAGCTCTACACCATGCCCTTCCAGATCGGCATTGAAATGCCGCCTGAGGCCGCGCCCGCTGGCAGTGGCGCCCGCACCGCCCCTCCGTCGCCGACGCCCACGCCGGTGTTATGGGTGCGCGCCGCTCACAATACTGTCTCGATCCCGTTGGCCAGTGCGCCGGTTGGTGTGACGCTCGATCCGGAAATCTGGGTCACCATGGTGGAAGCCACCTTCGTCGCCCGCTAA
- a CDS encoding PAS domain-containing protein, which translates to MTGALRAAWLDEATNKGSVSMDVCPHVRYRIDRDDRIAEVNDAWPKFATENEGDGLEPSRILSRSIWDFLADDTTIQLYKSMIRQSREGGLPVRFRFRCDSPDRRRLLAMEITSNLEGDVMFTVRSAVEQSRPYVSLLGHADLHSGGFLVMCAWCKHIPLSTDRWVEAEEAVDALGLFSGSPLPALTHGICPSCFNALEQLLQDRELAAAGTVTCGALKVT; encoded by the coding sequence TTGACCGGGGCACTCCGCGCAGCCTGGCTGGACGAGGCAACCAACAAGGGAAGCGTTTCCATGGATGTCTGTCCGCATGTCCGCTACCGCATCGATCGCGATGATCGGATCGCCGAGGTGAATGACGCATGGCCGAAGTTCGCCACGGAGAACGAGGGCGATGGTCTGGAGCCGTCCCGCATTCTCTCGCGATCCATCTGGGATTTTCTGGCCGATGACACGACCATCCAGCTGTACAAGTCGATGATCCGGCAATCGCGCGAGGGCGGCCTTCCCGTGCGGTTTCGCTTCCGATGCGACTCACCCGATCGGCGACGGCTACTCGCGATGGAGATAACGTCCAACCTGGAAGGTGACGTAATGTTCACCGTCAGGTCCGCCGTGGAGCAGTCCCGGCCGTACGTGTCGCTACTCGGTCACGCGGACCTGCACAGCGGGGGTTTTCTCGTCATGTGCGCGTGGTGCAAACATATTCCGCTATCGACGGACAGATGGGTCGAGGCAGAGGAAGCCGTGGATGCACTCGGGCTGTTTTCGGGCTCACCACTTCCGGCATTGACCCACGGCATCTGTCCCTCGTGTTTCAATGCATTAGAGCAGCTACTCCAAGATCGTGAGCTGGCAGCCGCGGGGACAGTAACCTGTGGCGCGCTCAAGGTTACTTGA
- a CDS encoding dienelactone hydrolase family protein has protein sequence MLILAAALASLALHPQLASSNSSDHLAASATTLPAPTGPHRIGTTIYQFADSSRTDRIAPQPRRYRTIVVQLWYPTNANRGARAPYIPNRALLAAMRSAGYYDADSATIMSWAHIDTHALLNVAPARSEALPLIIFSEGQGVARSNYTTLIEDLASHGYIVAAIEHPYGGFTILNDGRVLTAASDTIGGDSDEAEARRVDDWARDDSLVLSRLTSGAGEPALVARSLQPDIDAARVGAMGHSLGGAAAFEMCRRDSRIRACVNMDGAMFGTVADSGIGRPVLMLRSHPNYSDADLAKRGRTRKEWDVMGASIKTSIDSILAKRLDTPSYVVSIRGTGHMSYSDAPFVMPTTITRFGGTVIDASRGFEIISAYTRAFLDRYVRGTDGALLAKQPSPFPEVVIDRVGSDSMRGHDSAVLP, from the coding sequence ATGCTGATACTTGCCGCCGCACTGGCATCCCTCGCCCTGCATCCACAGCTAGCGTCCTCCAACTCGAGTGATCACCTGGCTGCAAGCGCCACGACGCTCCCCGCGCCAACCGGCCCTCATCGGATCGGTACCACCATCTATCAATTCGCCGACTCGTCTCGCACCGACCGAATCGCTCCGCAACCGCGGCGCTACCGCACGATTGTCGTGCAATTGTGGTATCCCACCAATGCGAACCGCGGCGCACGCGCGCCGTACATACCGAACCGCGCACTGCTCGCCGCCATGCGCTCCGCTGGATATTACGACGCCGATTCCGCTACGATCATGTCGTGGGCGCATATCGACACTCACGCGCTTCTAAATGTTGCCCCCGCACGCAGCGAAGCGCTTCCACTGATCATCTTCTCGGAAGGGCAGGGCGTCGCGAGGTCGAATTATACGACGTTAATCGAGGACCTGGCGAGTCACGGATACATCGTCGCAGCCATCGAACATCCATACGGCGGCTTCACCATCCTCAACGATGGACGCGTGCTCACTGCGGCATCAGATACCATTGGCGGAGATTCCGACGAGGCCGAGGCGCGACGCGTTGACGACTGGGCACGCGACGATTCGCTCGTACTGTCTCGCCTCACGAGCGGCGCCGGAGAGCCGGCGCTCGTCGCGCGCTCGCTTCAGCCAGACATCGACGCAGCTCGCGTTGGTGCAATGGGCCATTCACTTGGCGGCGCAGCCGCGTTCGAGATGTGCAGGCGCGACTCGCGGATTCGTGCATGCGTCAACATGGACGGCGCAATGTTCGGTACCGTCGCCGACTCCGGAATCGGCCGTCCCGTACTGATGTTGCGCAGCCATCCAAATTATTCCGATGCCGATCTGGCGAAGCGCGGCCGTACGCGTAAGGAGTGGGACGTAATGGGCGCATCGATCAAGACGAGCATCGATTCGATTCTCGCCAAACGCCTCGACACGCCTTCGTATGTGGTATCCATCCGTGGCACCGGCCATATGAGCTACAGTGACGCGCCGTTCGTCATGCCGACCACCATCACGCGATTCGGCGGAACGGTCATCGATGCGTCGCGCGGCTTCGAGATCATTTCGGCGTATACGCGCGCATTTCTCGATCGATATGTCCGCGGGACGGACGGAGCGCTATTGGCGAAGCAGCCGTCGCCCTTTCCTGAAGTCGTGATTGACCGCGTCGGCAGCGATTCGATGCGGGGGCACGACAGTGCAGTGTTGCCGTAA
- a CDS encoding DUF2283 domain-containing protein — protein sequence MKLAYYANTDSLYIDLSEQTSVSSREISEGVVLDYDAAGQLVGIDIDNASRKVQLQRLVLTGMDGLIEQRAS from the coding sequence ATGAAGCTCGCATACTACGCGAACACTGATTCTCTCTACATCGATCTGTCCGAACAGACGAGCGTGTCGAGTCGCGAGATCTCGGAAGGGGTCGTGCTGGATTATGATGCCGCGGGACAACTCGTCGGCATCGACATCGACAACGCCAGCCGCAAGGTCCAACTCCAGCGACTGGTCCTAACGGGCATGGACGGGCTGATCGAACAACGCGCGAGCTGA
- a CDS encoding FAD-binding oxidoreductase, whose product MAQLQHATVDEFRTHLRGDVLLPDAEGYDDSRQVWNAMIDRRPALIARCVSAEDVVESVKFARTHNLLVAIRGGGHNIAGNAVCDDGIMIDLSRMKNVQVDVKGHRATVDPGCTLGDFDAAAQAHGLATPLGINSTTGVAGLTLGGGFGWLSRKYGMTVDNLLSADVVTADGRQVHASQTENSDLFWGLRGGGGNFGVVTRFEFQLHPVGPDVLSGLIVFPFDQAKSVLTKFAHFTLAMPDELNVWMVTRKAPPLPFLAEEFHGKEMVALALCYAGSPSSGEALIEPLRKFGTPIGEHVGVQPYTAWQQAFDPLLTKGARNYWKSHNFAQLSDGAIDVIIEYAAKLPSPQCEIFIGTIGGQTGRVAPEAMAYANRDANYVMNVHGRWESASEDARGIEWARGFFAKAQPFASEGAYINFLTQDETDRIAFAYGPTFKRLVEIKKKYDPTNLFRMNQNIKPS is encoded by the coding sequence ATGGCGCAGTTACAACACGCGACGGTCGACGAATTCAGGACGCACCTGCGTGGCGACGTCCTCCTACCTGACGCCGAAGGCTACGACGACAGCCGCCAGGTCTGGAACGCGATGATCGATCGAAGACCGGCACTGATCGCTCGTTGCGTGTCGGCTGAAGATGTCGTCGAGTCCGTCAAATTCGCACGCACGCACAACCTGCTCGTCGCGATCCGGGGCGGCGGACACAATATCGCAGGCAACGCTGTCTGCGATGACGGGATCATGATCGATCTCTCGCGAATGAAGAACGTCCAGGTCGACGTGAAGGGTCACCGCGCAACTGTCGATCCCGGTTGTACACTCGGCGACTTCGACGCGGCCGCGCAGGCGCACGGCCTCGCCACGCCACTGGGCATCAACTCGACCACCGGTGTCGCCGGCCTCACGCTCGGCGGGGGCTTCGGCTGGTTGAGCCGGAAGTATGGAATGACTGTCGACAACCTGCTTTCCGCGGACGTCGTTACCGCGGACGGCAGGCAGGTGCATGCCAGCCAGACGGAAAACAGCGACCTCTTCTGGGGGCTGCGTGGGGGCGGTGGGAACTTCGGTGTCGTTACACGCTTCGAATTTCAGCTCCATCCTGTCGGGCCGGATGTGCTGAGCGGGCTCATCGTCTTCCCTTTCGATCAGGCCAAGTCCGTGCTCACGAAGTTTGCGCATTTCACCCTCGCGATGCCGGACGAGCTCAACGTATGGATGGTGACGCGCAAAGCGCCTCCGCTGCCATTTCTGGCCGAGGAGTTTCATGGGAAGGAGATGGTTGCGCTCGCGTTGTGCTATGCCGGCAGTCCATCGTCCGGTGAGGCGCTGATCGAACCGCTGCGCAAATTCGGCACACCGATCGGCGAACACGTCGGCGTGCAGCCGTACACTGCGTGGCAGCAGGCATTCGATCCGCTACTGACGAAGGGCGCCCGCAATTACTGGAAGTCGCACAACTTCGCGCAGCTCAGCGACGGCGCGATCGATGTGATCATCGAGTACGCCGCCAAGCTGCCGTCGCCCCAGTGCGAGATCTTCATTGGCACAATCGGCGGGCAGACCGGCCGAGTGGCGCCCGAGGCAATGGCCTACGCGAACAGAGACGCCAATTACGTTATGAACGTGCACGGACGCTGGGAGTCGGCCTCGGAGGACGCGCGCGGTATCGAGTGGGCGCGTGGTTTCTTCGCAAAGGCGCAGCCGTTCGCGAGTGAAGGCGCGTACATCAACTTTCTGACTCAGGACGAGACCGATCGCATCGCGTTCGCCTACGGCCCTACATTCAAGCGACTGGTGGAGATCAAGAAGAAGTACGATCCGACAAACCTTTTCCGGATGAACCAGAACATCAAGCCGAGCTGA
- a CDS encoding sugar O-acetyltransferase translates to MPNNDRTRIIHRRTPESAAMVANVKRAMTITAALNRLTLDDADEIRTLFSELIGGKVDESFSLIPPFYTAGGNEIRVGHNVFINQNCTFYDLGGLDIADDVMIGPNVSLITTGHPIEPAQRRAVTGTPIVIEKGVWIAAGVTIIGGVTVGENSVVAAGSVVTRDVPPNTLVGGNPARVIRSIEDG, encoded by the coding sequence ATGCCGAACAACGATCGCACCAGGATAATCCACAGACGGACGCCGGAATCGGCGGCCATGGTGGCAAACGTCAAGCGGGCGATGACGATCACCGCCGCGCTCAACCGCTTGACATTAGACGATGCGGATGAGATTCGCACATTGTTCAGCGAACTCATCGGCGGGAAGGTGGACGAGAGCTTTTCACTGATCCCTCCGTTCTATACCGCTGGCGGGAACGAAATCCGCGTCGGCCATAACGTCTTCATCAATCAGAACTGCACGTTCTACGACCTTGGCGGCCTCGACATCGCGGACGACGTGATGATCGGGCCGAACGTGAGCCTCATCACGACCGGCCATCCCATCGAGCCCGCACAGCGACGCGCCGTTACGGGAACGCCCATCGTGATCGAGAAAGGCGTGTGGATCGCTGCGGGCGTGACCATCATTGGCGGCGTAACGGTAGGTGAGAATTCGGTCGTCGCCGCTGGTTCGGTAGTCACGAGGGATGTTCCACCGAATACTCTTGTCGGGGGGAATCCGGCGCGGGTCATTCGTTCGATTGAGGACGGCTGA